The proteins below are encoded in one region of Phaseolus vulgaris cultivar G19833 chromosome 1, P. vulgaris v2.0, whole genome shotgun sequence:
- the LOC137815513 gene encoding uncharacterized protein, with translation MNYFITSSTSITRNTSSTSIPKNTSSTSTDSNASNTSNISTASNTSNASNTSNASNTSNASNSSSASDTSIVSHTSTASDTSTASDTSTGCDTSTGCDNSTTSDTSTAIDTSTASDTSTTNDTSTDSDTSTASDTSNASDTSTTRNTCNASTASTTSIASDTSSVSNTSIASDTSIVSDTGNASDTSTTSTTSTASDTSTASSNSTTSNTSTASNSSNTSTASDTSTASDTSTASDTSTASDTSNVNDTSTASDTSNVSDTSKASDTSTAADTSTVSDTNTARYYAASDTSTTSDTSIASDISTESGTSTVSYTSTASDTSTASDTSTASDTSTANDTITASDTSIACNTSTASDTSTASDTSTASDTSTTRNTSNDSDTSTTSTVSDTSTARNNSTVCNTSDTSTDSDTSTASDTSTACDTSTASDTSTDSDTSTASDTSTASCTSSASCTSTASTGRNTSTASDTRITSNSSDSSTACTTSIASDTSTASDTSTASDTSTSRNTSTASNTSDTSTASITCNNSNGSDTSTTSTTSNTGTANNTSIASNTVSTATNTGTASNTSTAHSTSIAIDTSTASNACNTSTPSNINITGSTTSTFCNTNTTSTTRITSNACDTSTASTTIIASDTNTASDTSTAIDTSTVSDTYTASNTSTAMYTSITINTSIASNTRTTNDTSTVSDTSTASDTSTTSDTSTASDTCIASDTSIANDTSTVSDTSSASDTSNTNTASNNSNTSSASNTSSSSNTSTASNTSTSCNTSTASNNSIACYTSTTSTASTTSTGNYTSFTSSDINTSSASNTNIASNTGNAGETSTTSDASTASDASSASNVSTVSDASCASDASTASDTSTGSNTSLASNTSTTSNTSNTSNPSTASNTSIASNTSTASDTSTASTTSNTSTGSNTNTASNTNTACNTSNGSNTCNTSTASNTNIGSNSSTTSNTSTYSNTCTTRNISTTSNTSTASDTSTTSTACNTSTASNVSTFSMLVLLAVLVVLVVLVVLVVVLVILVFLVLLVHLVILVLLVILVLLVILVC, from the exons ATGAACTATTT cattactagcagtactagtattactagaaatactagcagtactagtattccTAAAAATACTAGCAGTACAAGTACTGATAgtaatgctagtaatactagtaatattagtactgcaagtaatactagtaatgctagtaatactagtaatgctagtaatactagtaatgctAGTAATTCTAGTAGTGCTAGTGATACTAGTATTGTTAGTCATACTAGTACTGCCAgtgatactagtactgctagtgaTACTAGTACTGGTTGTGATACTAGTACTGGTTGTGATAATAGTACTACTAGTGATACAAGTACTGCTATTGATACAAGTACAGCTAGTGATACTAGTACTACTAATGATACTAGTACTGATAGTGATACCAGTACTGCTAGTGATACCAGTAATGCTAGTGATACCAGTACTACTAGAAATACTTGTAATGCTAGTACGGCTAGTACTACTAGTATTGCTAGTGATACTAGTagtgttagtaatactagtattgctagtGATACTAGTATTGTTAGTGATACTGGTAATGCTAGTGATACTAGTACGACTAGTACTACAAGTACTGCTAGcgatactagtactgctagtagtaatagtactactagtaatactagtactgctagtaattctagtaatactagtactgctagtgatactagtactgctagtgaTACAAGTACTGCTAgtgatactagtactgctagtgaTACTAGTAATGTTAAtgatactagtactgctagtgaTACTAGTAATGTTAGTGATACTAGCAAGGCTAGTGATACTAGTACAGCTGCTGATACTAGTACAGTTAGTGATACTAATACTGCTAGATACTA TGCTGCTAGTgatactagtactactagtgATACTAGTATTGCTAGTGATATTAGTACTGAGAGTGGTACTAGTACTGTTAGTTATACTAGTACTGCAAgtgatactagtactgctagtgatactagtactgctagtgatactagtactgctaatGATACTATTACTGCTAGTGATACTAGTATTgcttgtaatactagtactgctagtgatactagtactgctagtgatactagtactgctagtgaTACTAGTACTACTAGGAATACTAGTAATGATAGTGATACTAGTACGACTAGTACTGTTAGCGATACTAGTACTGCTCGTAATAATAGTACTGTTTGTAATACTAGTGATACTAGTACAGATAgtgatactagtactgctagtgatactagtactgcttgtgatactagtactgctagtgaTACTAGTACTGATAgtgatactagtactgctagtgatactagtactgctagttgTACTAGTAGTGCTAGTtgtactagtactgctagtactggtcgtaatactagtactgctagtgaTACTAGGATTACTAGTAATTCTAGTGATTCTAGTACTGCTTGTACTACTAGTATTGCTAgtgatactagtactgctagtgatactagtactgctagtgaTACTAGCACTTCTAGGAATACTAGTACCGCTAGTAATACTAgtgatactagtactgctagtattACTTGTAATAATAGTAATGGTAGTgatactagtactactagtacAACGAGTAATACTGGTACTGCTAAtaatactagtattgctagtaatactGTTAGTACTGCTACTAATACTGGTACTgcaagtaatactagtactgctcaTAGCACTAGTATTGCTATtgatactagtactgctagtaatgcttgtaatactagtactcctagtaatattaatat TACTGGTAGTACTACTAGTACTTTCTGTAATACTAATACTACTAGTACTACAAGGATTACTAGTAATGCTTgtgatactagtactgctagtactaCTATTATTGCTAGTGATACTAATACTGCTAgtgatactagtactgctaTTGATACAAGTACTGTTAGTGATACTtatactgctagtaatactagtactgctatgTATACTAGTATAACTATtaatactagtattgctagtaatactagaaCAACTAATGATACTAGTACTGTTAgtgatactagtactgctagtgaTACTAGTACTACCAGTGACACTAGTACTGCCAGTGACACTTGTATTGCCAGTGATACTAGTATTGCCAATGATACTAGTACTGTTAGTGATACTAGTAGTGCTAGTgatactagtaatactaatacTGCAAGTAATAATAGTAATACTAGTAGTGCTAGTAATACGAGTAgttctagtaatactagtactgctagtaatactagtacttcttgtaatactagtactgctagtaataataGTATTGCTTGTtatactagtactactagtactgctagtactaCTAGTACTGGTAATTATACTAGTTTTACTAGTAGTGATATTAATACTAGTAGTGCTAGTAATACGAATATTGCAAGTAATACTGGTAATGCTGGTGAAACTAGTACTACTAGTGatgctagtactgctagtgATGCTAGTAGTGCTAGTAATGTTAGTACTGTTAGTGATGCTAGTTGTGCTAGTGatgctagtactgctagtgATACTAGTACTGGTAGTAATactagtcttgctagtaatactagtacaactagtaatactagtaatactagtaatcctagtactgctagtaatacaagtattgctagtaatactagtactgctagtgatactagtactgctagtactacgagtaatactagtactgggagtaatactaatactgctagtaatactaatacTGCTTGTAATACTAGTAATGGTAGTAATActtgtaatactagtactgctagtaatactaatatTGGTAGTAATAGTAGTAcaactagtaatactagtacttaTAGTAATACTTGTACTACTCGTAATAttagtactactagtaatactagtactgctagtgatactagtactactagtactgcttgtaatactagtactgctagtaatgtTAGTACTTTCAGTATGCTAGTTTTGCTAGCAGTGCTAGTAGTGCTAGTAGTGCTAGTAGTACTTGTAGTagtactagtaatactagtatttctagtattgctagtacatcttgtaatactagtactgctagtaatacttgtactgctagtaatacttgtatgctag
- the LOC137813546 gene encoding rust resistance kinase Lr10-like isoform X1, with amino-acid sequence MKRRVRIPIIVILLLLQTCATALIPNCPASSCGNIPNITYPFRLTTDPSHCGDIRYQLHCQNNATLLTLFSGTYKVQQIDYKRYKIRVSDAEDGTCSSMPRYFLHSGNFSNELLGPGRDPLKLDPFFQPSIAYFSCSDPITDDPRYVAVEGRGCEHREHVYAVVRDSLYGFGVKDIKVGCQLKVATFATARDHKKFNQAVSYGEIYKMLSQGFELSWLYVICEDRCGKGRDCSVVDESTDEVRCDPQNCQYLYEQPNTVTYKCSSGGGTAENIISAISLFCIGLYRGFMQNFGLNKATGYDDENIAEIGKSVGRYILPYFIIRFLFGVIAFVVLLMYKWGIRHKSKYENIEAFLQENTLMPIRYSYKEIKHMSRGFKEKLGQGGFGLVYKGKLRSGSFVAIKMLSKSNFNGQDFINEVGTIGTIHHINVVRLIGFCVESSNRALVYEFMPNGSLDKYIFSKQDSVSLTQRQIYEISIGVAREIAYLHEGCDMQILHFDIKPHNILLDENFIPKVSDFGLARLYPIDKSIITLTDARGTLGYMAPELFYHNMGRVSHKSDVYSFGMLLMEMANKKRNFNPHADDSIELFFPFWIYNELSGENEIEGEIVSKQEYNNEVKKMFLVALWCIQSKPSDRPPMNKVVEMLEGELENIEMPPKPFLYQVNDHNIKSYQTLSNDSSESTSYPTG; translated from the exons ATGAAAAGACGAGTAAGAATACCTATCATCGTCATTCTTCTACTTCTGCAAACTTGCGCAACAGCTCTCATCCCCAACTGTCCTGCTTCCTCCTGCGGCAACATTCCCAACATAACTTACCCCTTTCGACTCACCACCGACCCATCTCACTGCGGCGACATCAGGTACCAATTGCATTGTCAGAACAACGCCACTCTTCTAACCCTGTTTTCGGGTACATACAAAGTCCAACAAATCGATTACAAGAGATACAAAATTCGAGTGAGTGATGCAGAGGACGGTACCTGCTCCTCCATGCCTCGCTATTTCTTGCACTCTGGTAATTTCAGTAACGAGTTACTGGGTCCTGGAAGGGATCCGCTAAAATTGGACCCATTTTTTCAACCGTCAATAGCTTATTTCAGCTGTAGCGATCCAATCACTGATGATCCTAGATATGTTGCCGTGGAAGGCAGAGGTTGTGAGCACAGAGAACACGTGTATGCTGTAGTTAGGGATTCGCTATATGGTTTTGGTGTGAAGGACATCAAGGTTGGGTGCCAGCTGAAGGTGGCTACTTTCGCCACTGCGCGTGACCACAAGAAGTTCAACCAAGCAGTTTCCTATGGTGAAATCTACAAAATGCTCTCTCAGGGATTTGAGCTCTCTTGGTTGTATGTTATTTGTGAAGATCGATGCGGAAAGGGAAGAGATTGCAGTGTTGTGGATGAATCCACTGATGAAGTCCGATGTGACCCGCAAAATTGCCAATATCTCTACGAACAACCTAACACAGTCACATACAAGTGCAGCAGCGGCG GTGGTACTGCAGAAAACATAATTTCCGCTATAA GTTTATTTTGCATTGGTCTTTACAGAG GATTTATGCAAAATTTTGGCTTGAATAAAGCTACAGGATATGACGATGAAAACATAGCTGAAATAGGAAAAAGTGTTGGAAGGTACATTCTACCATACTTTATAATACGGTTTCTATTTGGTGTGATAGCTTTTGTTGTGTTGTTGATGTATAAATGGGGAATAAGACATAAATCAAAGTATGAAAATATTGAAGCTTTTCTACAAGAAAACACCCTCATGCCAATAAGATACTCATATAAAGAAATAAAGCACATGAGTAGGGGTTTTAAGGAAAAGCTAGGCCAAGGAGGATTTGGCTTGGTATACAAAGGAAAGTTGCGTAGTGGGTCATTTGTTGCGATAAAGATGTTGAGTAAATCAAACTTTAATGGGCAAGATTTCATCAATGAAGTTGGTACTATTGGAACAATACATCATATAAATGTGGTGCGACTTATTGGATTTTGTGTTGAATCATCAAATCGCGCTCTTGTTTATGAATTCATGCCTAATGGTTCTCTTGATAAATATATCTTTTCCAAACAAGATAGTGTCTCTTTAACTCAGAGACAAATATATGAGATATCTATTGGAGTGGCTCGTGAAATTGCTTATTTGCATGAAGGTTGTGACATGcaaattttgcattttgatatcaaGCCACATAACATCCTTCTGGACGAAAACTTTATCCCAAAGGTTTCAGACTTTGGCTTGGCAAGGCTTTATCCCATAGACAAAAGTATTATCACTTTGACTGATGCAAGGGGAACACTTGGATACATGGCCCCTGAGTTATTTTATCATAATATGGGGAGAGTATCACACAAATCAGATGTTTATAGTTTTGGAATGCTTTTGATGGAAATggcaaataaaaaaagaaattttaatCCACATGCAGATGATTCAATTgaacttttttttcctttttggaTATACAATGAATTGAGTGGAGAAAATGAGATAGAAGGGGAAATTGTTAGCAAGCAGGAATACAATAATGAGGTAAAGAAGATGTTTTTAGTAGCATTATGGTGTATACAATCGAAACCAAGTGATCGTCCTCCAATGAACAAAGTAGTAGAGATGTTGGAAGGAGAACTTGAGAACATTGAAATGCCTCCAAAACCTTTCCTATACCAGGTAAATGATCATAATATTAAATCTTACCAAACCCTTTCAAATGATTCTAGTGAATCAACAAGTTATCCTACTGGGTAA
- the LOC137813546 gene encoding rust resistance kinase Lr10-like isoform X2, translating to MKRRVRIPIIVILLLLQTCATALIPNCPASSCGNIPNITYPFRLTTDPSHCGDIRYQLHCQNNATLLTLFSGTYKVQQIDYKRYKIRVSDAEDGTCSSMPRYFLHSGNFSNELLGPGRDPLKLDPFFQPSIAYFSCSDPITDDPRYVAVEGRGCEHREHVYAVVRDSLYGFGVKDIKVGCQLKVATFATARDHKKFNQAVSYGEIYKMLSQGFELSWLYVICEDRCGKGRDCSVVDESTDEVRCDPQNCQYLYEQPNTVTYKCSSGGLFCIGLYRGFMQNFGLNKATGYDDENIAEIGKSVGRYILPYFIIRFLFGVIAFVVLLMYKWGIRHKSKYENIEAFLQENTLMPIRYSYKEIKHMSRGFKEKLGQGGFGLVYKGKLRSGSFVAIKMLSKSNFNGQDFINEVGTIGTIHHINVVRLIGFCVESSNRALVYEFMPNGSLDKYIFSKQDSVSLTQRQIYEISIGVAREIAYLHEGCDMQILHFDIKPHNILLDENFIPKVSDFGLARLYPIDKSIITLTDARGTLGYMAPELFYHNMGRVSHKSDVYSFGMLLMEMANKKRNFNPHADDSIELFFPFWIYNELSGENEIEGEIVSKQEYNNEVKKMFLVALWCIQSKPSDRPPMNKVVEMLEGELENIEMPPKPFLYQVNDHNIKSYQTLSNDSSESTSYPTG from the exons ATGAAAAGACGAGTAAGAATACCTATCATCGTCATTCTTCTACTTCTGCAAACTTGCGCAACAGCTCTCATCCCCAACTGTCCTGCTTCCTCCTGCGGCAACATTCCCAACATAACTTACCCCTTTCGACTCACCACCGACCCATCTCACTGCGGCGACATCAGGTACCAATTGCATTGTCAGAACAACGCCACTCTTCTAACCCTGTTTTCGGGTACATACAAAGTCCAACAAATCGATTACAAGAGATACAAAATTCGAGTGAGTGATGCAGAGGACGGTACCTGCTCCTCCATGCCTCGCTATTTCTTGCACTCTGGTAATTTCAGTAACGAGTTACTGGGTCCTGGAAGGGATCCGCTAAAATTGGACCCATTTTTTCAACCGTCAATAGCTTATTTCAGCTGTAGCGATCCAATCACTGATGATCCTAGATATGTTGCCGTGGAAGGCAGAGGTTGTGAGCACAGAGAACACGTGTATGCTGTAGTTAGGGATTCGCTATATGGTTTTGGTGTGAAGGACATCAAGGTTGGGTGCCAGCTGAAGGTGGCTACTTTCGCCACTGCGCGTGACCACAAGAAGTTCAACCAAGCAGTTTCCTATGGTGAAATCTACAAAATGCTCTCTCAGGGATTTGAGCTCTCTTGGTTGTATGTTATTTGTGAAGATCGATGCGGAAAGGGAAGAGATTGCAGTGTTGTGGATGAATCCACTGATGAAGTCCGATGTGACCCGCAAAATTGCCAATATCTCTACGAACAACCTAACACAGTCACATACAAGTGCAGCAGCGGCG GTTTATTTTGCATTGGTCTTTACAGAG GATTTATGCAAAATTTTGGCTTGAATAAAGCTACAGGATATGACGATGAAAACATAGCTGAAATAGGAAAAAGTGTTGGAAGGTACATTCTACCATACTTTATAATACGGTTTCTATTTGGTGTGATAGCTTTTGTTGTGTTGTTGATGTATAAATGGGGAATAAGACATAAATCAAAGTATGAAAATATTGAAGCTTTTCTACAAGAAAACACCCTCATGCCAATAAGATACTCATATAAAGAAATAAAGCACATGAGTAGGGGTTTTAAGGAAAAGCTAGGCCAAGGAGGATTTGGCTTGGTATACAAAGGAAAGTTGCGTAGTGGGTCATTTGTTGCGATAAAGATGTTGAGTAAATCAAACTTTAATGGGCAAGATTTCATCAATGAAGTTGGTACTATTGGAACAATACATCATATAAATGTGGTGCGACTTATTGGATTTTGTGTTGAATCATCAAATCGCGCTCTTGTTTATGAATTCATGCCTAATGGTTCTCTTGATAAATATATCTTTTCCAAACAAGATAGTGTCTCTTTAACTCAGAGACAAATATATGAGATATCTATTGGAGTGGCTCGTGAAATTGCTTATTTGCATGAAGGTTGTGACATGcaaattttgcattttgatatcaaGCCACATAACATCCTTCTGGACGAAAACTTTATCCCAAAGGTTTCAGACTTTGGCTTGGCAAGGCTTTATCCCATAGACAAAAGTATTATCACTTTGACTGATGCAAGGGGAACACTTGGATACATGGCCCCTGAGTTATTTTATCATAATATGGGGAGAGTATCACACAAATCAGATGTTTATAGTTTTGGAATGCTTTTGATGGAAATggcaaataaaaaaagaaattttaatCCACATGCAGATGATTCAATTgaacttttttttcctttttggaTATACAATGAATTGAGTGGAGAAAATGAGATAGAAGGGGAAATTGTTAGCAAGCAGGAATACAATAATGAGGTAAAGAAGATGTTTTTAGTAGCATTATGGTGTATACAATCGAAACCAAGTGATCGTCCTCCAATGAACAAAGTAGTAGAGATGTTGGAAGGAGAACTTGAGAACATTGAAATGCCTCCAAAACCTTTCCTATACCAGGTAAATGATCATAATATTAAATCTTACCAAACCCTTTCAAATGATTCTAGTGAATCAACAAGTTATCCTACTGGGTAA